GTCGTGATGGCTGGCGAATTTGGTCGCACGCCAAAGATATCGCACCTGACCACACACTACGCGGCTCCTGGGCGAGATCACTGGGGCACGGTCCAGTCGGTGATGTTGGCGGGCGCCGGTTACGGCGGCGGTCGCATCATTGGCAGTACGGACGCGCAGGGCGGACAACCGCGAAGTGAGCGGCAGACTCCGGAAAGTCTTGCCGCTACGATGTACTCGGCACTTGGCATTTCCCAGCACGCACGATGGTTCGATCTTCAGGATCGACCGATGCATTTGTACGGAGCGGATGCGATTTAGCGCCGCCTGATCAGTCCACAAAATCGGCTTCAGAAAACTCGGCTCGCACGTTGCCCTGCATCGTCGTCAGCCAGATGCGCCCCGGTTCGATTTCGAACACGTACGGATAAGAAAGCCACGTGCCTTTCTGGCTGGCAATCACAACCGGTGTGCTCCATGACTTGCCATCGTCCTCCGAAAATGCCAGCGACAGTTCTTCACGATAGTTACTGACGGCCGTTTCCGACCAGATGCCGCCACCGCCGCTTAGTTTCCATTCATTCTTGCCTTCTGGGTAAGGCCGATTCCACAACAGCATCAGCCGCCCGCTTTTTAGGCGAGTCATAATTCCTGGCGCACTGCTGGCGGGGATGCCGGACGGTTGAAGAATCTGCCAATGCCGTCCGCCGTTATTGGAATAGGCCGACCAGAATTCGTTCCAGTTGGTGCGGATCAGCATCCAGACTCGTCCGTCCTTCAGCTCCGTCAAAGTCGGCTCAGTAACGCCGCCGTGGTGCCCGCGTCCGCCCAGATCGATCAGATTGCTGGCCTCCCAGGTAACGCCGTCGTCGCTGGAAGAATACGTGAGTACAGAATGGCGGCCCGGATTGTGCAGCATCTTCATCGCCGTGAAAATAATACGTCCGTCGCTTGTTTGAATCATGTCGCGAACGCAGCCACTCCACGGATCATGCAGCTTCTGAATGTGCTGCCATGTCTTGCCGTCGTCTGTGCTGCGCATCACGTAGGTCGGCAATTTCGCATCGGGCGCGTCATGCAGCTCGTCTTTCCATGTCCAGTTGCGTTCGTCCAGATTCATGAACGCCGCGATGATGCTGCCGTCTTTGGTACGCAACACCGCACGTTCGTTGCTGACCGTGATCTTCCGATCCGGCGCGAACAACGGTCGAGGTTCGGACCATGTTTTGCCGCCGTCATGGCTGACAAATGTCGCGTTGGAATCGACCGCCAGAATTCCGCCGTCGCTGGTATGAACGAACGGGCCCATCAGCTTTGACGCCAGCGGTTTCACATCAGCGTGAAGCTGCAGCTCGTCAGCGCTGGCCGATGCGCAAACGATCGACAACAGGATTATGTGGGTAAGTGAGGTCTTCATTTGGTAGGATGTCCTTTGACTAAGCGGGTTCCGGATCATAACTCTGGTGGCGAGGATTCGAAATGCAATGGACCTGGAATACTTTGCTCACATTGCTGATCGCCATTGCTGTTCCACAGGGGGCGCTATCTGACGAACCCAAAGCCCTGTCGATCGCCACGTACAACATCTGTTGGGGCAATGTCAATCTGCCGCTTATGTTGGAGACGATCCGGCAGGCGGACGCGGATGTGGTGTGTCTACAGGAAACGACTGCGCGATCGGAAGTCTTATTACGGCAGCAGTTGAAAGATGTGTACCCAAACATCCGCTTCAGTGGACACAACGGGCCGTATGCCGCCGAACGGTTCGGAGTGCTTTCGAAACTCCGCCTTGCAAAGTATCGATTTCACTGGCCGCCTCGCAGGTTTTTCGGTTTTGTGACTTTCTCGGTGTCTCACAATTCGCAGGCCGTCAACATCGTCAACGTTCACTTGGCTCCATTCACGCTGCAACGGCCGCGTTCTATTGGGCAGTTGATGCAGCAGCTCAGCAACACTGAATTACAACACAAGGAAGAAATTGAAGCCGTCATACAGTTCGTCGATACAAAGACGCCCACAATATTGGCCGGTGACTTCAACAGCATGACCGGATTCGCAGCACCGCGACGACTGCAGGACGCAGGGTTCACGGATAGTTTTGCTGCCGTCACAGAAAGCCCCGCTAAACATCCGACATGGTTCTGGCCTTTGCGAACAGGAACGGCACAACTACGAATTGACTACATTTTCCACTCGCCACATTTCCAAACGGTCAGTTCGCATATCGATCCTGCAAATGCGTCAGACCACCGCCTGCTGCTGTCGAAAGTAAAGCTCGTGTCAGACCATTCGACGCCATAGCGATTGCCCCGAGGCTACGAAATATCGGCTGCAGCCTCGGCATACTTAGCGCCGTGGCAGCAGGTTTAGTGCGGCGTTGGTCATTGTCGCGATGCCGGTTCGCAAAGTGAGTTCGAAGTCCGGGTAGTACGCGGCTGAATGCAGGGACGGGGGTGTCTGGCCTGCCATCTTGAATTGGTCCAGTCGCCGTTGGCTCACGCTACCCAGCCGATACATCAGGATTGGTACGCCCGCCTTGCCGTACAGGCTGAAGTCTTCAGCCCCCATGACTGGTTCGACCTGTTCGACGTTCGCTTCTCCCACGGTCTGCACAAACACCGAACTGAGTCGTCCCGCAAGCTCATCGTCATTGTAAAGCGACGGTGTGCCCTCTGAAAATTTCAAGTCGGGCGCGGGGGCTCGGTGGCTGATGGCGACTGCTTTCGCCTTACGTTCGATTGCTTCCAGCAGTTGCGTTCGGACGTCGGCCGAATAACTTCGCACGGTTAACTGCAGCTTGCATTCGTCGCCGATGATGTTGTGTTTGGTGCCTCCATGAATTGATCCAACGGTGATCACGGCGGGTTCGAGTGGCTTCACTTCACGGCTGACAATCGACTGCAATGCCACCACAAGTTCGGCAGCCTGCACGATTGGGTCGACGGTCGTATGAGGTGCCGAACCGTGCCCTCCCCGACCCTTGACGGTGATGTCGACGCTGTCCACATTTGCCAGCGAATAGCCCGCTCGATAGCCGACTTTGCCAGCGGGAATATCATGAGCGACATGCAAGGCCAGTCCGAAGTCGGGCTTGGGGAACTTAGTGAACAGCCCGTCTTCCAGCATTGCCTTTGCGCCGCCGACACGTTCTTCCGCAGGCTGACCGATCAGCATCAGCGTGCCCTGCCAGCGGTCTCGATAAGCGGCCAGATAGCGAGCCACGCCGACAAGGTTTGTCATGTGGATGTCGTGTCCGCAGGCATGCATCACACCGGTCTTGCTGCCGTCTTCGTTGGTCACCTTTACTGTCGAAGCGTACTCAAGGCCGGTCGCTTCGGTAACGGGAAGAGCGTCCAAGTCGGTTCGCAGCATCACCGTCGGTCCGGGACCATTTTCCAGAATCGCGACGACTCCGAACCCGCCAAAGTTTCGAGTGACTTTGTAGCCGACCCGTTCCCATTCGTCCGCGATTCGTTTCGATGTTTCCTTTTCCTGATAGGACAACTCCGGATTGCGGTGCAGGTCGAAATACAATTTCACCAGCGAATCCAGATTCGCTTCGGTCCAGTCTTCGACAGACTGAGCAGGGGCAATCGATGGGCTGAAGGCGACGAACACGGTTGCGATAATCAGCAGAATGGACTTCATGTTTTCGATGCTCCGTGGTAGTAAAGCCAGTTTGTCTGTGTCGGTCCGGCGAAGACTTGTGCAGTGTAGCTTTTTGTTCTGGATTTCAAACGACGGATGCCGGAGGGCAGCCCTACAGCGTGTTACGCTGACTTGTGGCCGCGGAACAAGCGTTTCGTACTTTAAGGGCTGATTGCCACGAGCCCGAACCGTTCACGATATAAGGTAAACTGTTGTTAGCATGGCGGAACACTATCAATGGAAGGGGGCGGACTTAGTGCTTCGCCTGCGAATTTCGCCGCGAGCGTCTCGAGACAAAGTGGGCGAGCTAATGGGCGATCGTCTGAAGGTTTCGATCACGGCTCCACCGGTCGACGGCAAGGCCAATGCCCATTTGTGCGCGTTAATCGCCAAGCAGTTTGGCGTGGCGAAATCCGGTGTGACGGTCGTTGCCGGTGAGACCAGTCGCGACAAGACTATCCAGATTTCCGAACCCAAAAAACTTGCGGATGCGTTTCTCGTCCGCTTACCGTCGTAAATGCCGACCACCATTCACCGCTGGTTGCGGACAGACGGGCTTGTCTGCCGACCCGCAATGAAAGAAACTGCCGAGCATCCATTTCTACGTCCAATGAGCCTGCTATGCCCGCTGATGCCAATGTTCTGCTGATTCTGGCGGTCATTCTGGTCGTCGGTACCGTGTCAGCCTCATTCGCAAAGATGTTGCACCTGCCGTCGGTCACCGGCCAGATCGTCGCCGGTGTGCTGATGGGGCCATCAGTATTTGCGGTGTTGACGGAGCAGAGTTTGGATTCATTCGAACCGCTGGTCGACTTCGCGTTGGGGCTGATGGCGGTCGCGGTCGGCAGTCATTTGAACTTTCGCCGCCTTGCGGTCGCTCGACGTCGGCTAACGCTGCTGCTGCTGTTCGAAGCGACGATCACGCCTTTGTTTGTCTTCAGCTTGCTGATGCTGTTTACAGACATCACGTCGACGGCTGCATTGCTGCTGGCCACCGTAGCGATCTCAACTGCACCAGCCACCGTGTTGGCTATTGTGAAAGAAACAGCGTCGAAGGGCGCGTTTGTGACAACTCTTGTTGCGGCGGTCGCGCTGAACAACCTGGCGTGCATCATCCTGTTCGAACTCGCGCGAACCGCCGCGCTTGCGTCTCAGAGGGCGGCCGTCTTAACGCCCGACATTGCCGCGCGAGCTGATATGTCGCATCCCTTTATCAGTGTAGCTTTCAGTCTGCTGCTGGGCTTCACGATTGGGGTGCTTCTGATTTTAGCCACCATGCGAATTGTGCGCACGGATCGACTTTCTGTGATGTCGCTGATCGCAATTTTGTTAACGACTGGTCTGACCGAAGAACTGGGGCTGTCGGTGTTGCTGGCGTGTTTGTGCATGGGCGTGACTCTGGCAAACCTCACGCCCGACAAGGAAGAGATCGGGCACCGCGTGTTCGAAAGTTTTGAAACCGCAATCTTTGCCGTCTTCTTCACTGTAGCGGGGATGGAATTGAATTTTCAGTCGCTCGCGATTGGCGGTCTGCTGGCTGTGATTGCGTTTTGTGGACGGCTGGCCGGTAAAGTGACGGCTGGCTACCTTAGCATGAGGATCTCTGGTGCGACTCAGCGATTCCGACGCTGGATTGGACTGTCCCTGACGCCTCAGGCTGGTTTGGCCGTGGGGCTGATGTTGCTGGTGACGGACGACGCCGCCTTCGATGAAGAACTGCGTTCGCTATTCCTGACCGTCGTGTTGGCGATGGTGTTGCTAAACGAAATTGTCGGCCCGATTCTGACACGAATGAGTCTCAAGCGTTCCGGCGACTTCGGTCGGGATCGAGCTCGCGTGCTGGACTTTCTTTCCGAGCAGAACATCACAACAACGCTTGCCGGACCCGACAAGGAATCGGCCATTCGTCGACTTGTCGATATGACGGTCGGCCTTCACAAACTGTCCATCGACGCGGACACACTGTTCGACGCCGTGATGGACGCCGAAAACACTTCCTCAACCTGCGTCGGCGAAGGTCTTGCGTTACCACATGCAAGGCTTGACGTGGGTGACAAAATTATCGGAGCGATGGGAATTAGCCGTGAGGGCCTGGCGTTGGATAGCCCCGATCAACGGCCCGTGCATTGCATGGTTCTAATCATCACGCCGACCACAATGCCGGAACGACACCTCGAAGTGCTGCAGGCGCTGGCTGCATCTATTGGCCGCGATAGATCAATTCAACAACAACTGTATCACATCGATTCGCCCGCCCATGCCGACGAATTGATTCACCTGGATCAGCAGTTCGAAGATTGGAATTACTACTTGGATGACGGCGAGTAGCCGTCAGTTTGCGCCCCATTTCACAGATCAGGAAGACATGCATAATCGTCCGAAAGTTTTTGTAACTCGAAATATCCCGTCAGCCGGTCTCGCAAAAATTCAGGCGGCAACGACTTGCGAAGTGTGGCCGGAACGAATGCCGCCCTCACCGGACGTTCTGGCAGAAAAAGCCAGCGGGTGCGACGGCGTATTGACCCTGCTTAGCGATCGCATTGACGCGGATTTCTTTGACGCCGTGGGATCTCAATTGAAGGTCGTCAGCAACTTCGCTGTTGGCTACAACAACATCGACGTTGCCGAAGCAACCAAACGCGGCATCGTCGTCGGCAATACGCCGGATGTCCTGACGGATGCGACCGCAGACATTGCCGTGGCCCTGATGCTGGCTGCCGGCCGCTGTCTTCGTGAAGGGTTGGAAAACGTTGTGCGGAAAGAATGGCAAACGTGGGAGCCCATGGAATTTATCGGGCAGGACTTGAGCGGCAAAACGCTGGGAATTGTCGGCATGGGCCGGATCGGACACGCAACTGCGAAACGCTGCCATTTCGGTTGGGGGATGAACGTGATCTACACGTCGCGGAGTGACAAACCGGAGTCCGACTCCGAGTTGGGGGCAAGTCGAGTGACCTTCGAACAACTTTTGGCGGACAGTGATTTCATTTCCGTGCACACGGATCTGAATCCGGAAACATCAAAGATGTTTGATTCCGCTGCATTCAGTGGCATGAAGTCCAACGCTGTGTTTGTGAACACTGCTCGAGGCGGAGTTGTGGATCAGGATGCTTTGCAGAAAGCGTTGACGAATGGTGAGATCTTCGCGGCCGGTTTGGATGTGACGGAACCGGAACCGCTGCCCGACGACAGTCCGCTGCGTGACCTGCCAAACTGCTTCATCCTGCCCCACATCGGCAGCGGCACGGTTAAGAGTCGCGATGCGATGGCGGAGATCGCTGCCGATAACCTGCTGGCCGGGCTGGAAGGCAAGCCGCTGCGGCATCAGGTGACCGCGTGATGTGCCCGATGACGACTTCGATGCGACACAATTTGATGCGACACGACCGGTCGAGAAGCCTGCTGCTGGTCGCCGCCGTGCTGCTGTTCAGTGGCTGCGGGGCGGAAGATTCGTCCCGCGTTGCTGGTACGGACGATCTGGCCAATGGCAGCGAATCGATCACCGTCGTGGCGACCAGCTACCCTGTGTTCGTTATGGCTTCGGAAATCGTGGGTGATGAGTGCGAAGTTGTTTTTCCTGCCGCCGACGCAACGTCACCTCAGGCATGGAAGACGTCGGCAAAAGACATCAGCGTCCTTCAGTCGGCCGACCTGATTCTGTTAAACGGAGCCGGTTATGAAGCGTGGGCTCAGCAGGTCAGCCTGCCGCGTTCAAGAACGGTCGAAACATCTGCCGCGTACGAATCGAAACTAAAGCGTGTGCAGGATTCGGTTTCGCATCAGCATGGTCCAGCCGGAGAAAACACGGGCGGAGACCTGCTGTGGGCCACATGGTTGGACCCACAACTCGCCACTTTGCAGCTAAAGGCAATTGAGGGGGCACTGTCGAAGGTTGTTCCCGATCAACGTGCCGCGTTCGCCGCGCGCGGTCAGACGATTGCCGACCGACTTGCGAAGCTCGACCAGCAGATCGAGCAACTCGCCGCAGCAACAGCCGAAAAAGAAATGGTCGTGTTGAGCGTGGGCTCTGAATTCGAATACCTGACGGCCAGACTGGGCTGGAGCGTTCGCTGGTTGCCGGAGAGTGTCGATTCCGCTCGGCTGAATGAGACATTGGTGGATTTTGCAGATGCCGAGTCAGCTTCCAAACTCAACATCCTTCTGCATACTTCCAGCCTGATTTCGCCGTTACGCGAAGCCGCCGCTGAGCACGGGTTTCGGGCGGTGGAGATTGACCAGTGCGATCAGCCAATCGCCGAGCGGTCCGTGTGGGACAGGTTGCAGGGGAACATTGAGCGACTAAGCCACGCCGCAGGATCGTAGCCACGCCCTGCCGCTTCAGACGTACAGAAAAGGTAGTGGCTGAGCTCGGAATTCGTTAGAGTTCCGCCAGCCACGCCGCCTGATTTTTCCGGAGCACACTGAACTTGTCTCGTGAACTGCCGTATTCCGACGCACAACTCGAAGCGCTGGGGCTTGCGCGCGATCGGCTGGCGCGGCATATTGCGATCATCATGGACGGCAATGGGCGGTGGGCTCAACAGCGAGGAATGCCACGCATTGAAGGTCATCGACGCGGTGTGAATTCTGTGCGAGCCGTCGTGGAAGAATGCTCTCGATTGGGGCTCGAGCAACTGACGCTGTACTGCTTTTCCAGTGAAAACTGGAAGCGCCCCAAGCTGGAACTCAGCCTGTTAATGAGTCTGCTGCGGCGTTATCTGGTTGAAGAACGCAAGCGCATCAACGAGCAGGGGTTGCGGTTTCGAGTGATCGGCCGGACCGATGAACTCGACCCTGCCATCCAGAAAGAAATTCGAATCACAGAAGAATCGGCGGCGGAAAACGACGGCATGATGCTGTGCCTGGCCGTCAACTATGGTTCTCGCATGGAAATCACGGACGCCGTTCGAGCGATCGCAGAGAAGGTGCAGCAGGGCGAGATTCATCCGGACGAAATTTCGGAGCAGACGGTGGCCAGTCATCTGATGACCAGCGGCATGCCCGATCCGGACTTGCTGATTCGTACGGCCAACCAACTTCGCATCAGCAACTACCTTTTGTGGCAGATCAGCTATTCTGAAATCTGGATCACCGACTGCTTCTGGCCGGACTTTCGAGAAGAACAGCTGCATCAGGCGCTGAAGGATTTTGCCGCTCGAGACCGGCGGTTTGGTGGGTTGAATCCGTCCAGTGACCAGGCGGCGTCGAATAGCAGCTAGACGCCGGTTCGGATGTGGCTTTTTACATTCAGGAAAATTTGCAGAGCGACCTGCGGGAGCGTTTCCGAAGGGTAGCTCGAATGATCTGAGGCACTGGCCTCAATAGTCAAGGTAAGTGAAAATGCTGGGCTGGCGTCTGACGATTTCCGCCATTCTGATCCCAACACTGCTGCTGCTTTTCCGCTGGGATGCAAGCCTTGGCAAGGGAGCACCCGTGTTGCTGGTGATGGCGCTGTTGCTGACGATTCGCGGCAGTTACGAAATGTGCCACCTGCTGCAAACTCGAAATTTCCGACCGTCTTTCGAGGTCACGGCCGCATGCAACGTGACCGTACTTCTGGCGGCGTGGGCGCATGCAAGAATGACGGGCGTGCCGGACGGACGACTCGGTTTGCTGGTGTCTCTGGGACTAATTGCAGCTGCTCTGTTCGCCTCTTTGCTGGTGCTGTTGCTGCTGGAAGCCTGTCGGTACCGCAAGCCCGGCCAATCCATGGAATCACTGTCGGCCAATCTGTTGACCGTCGTCTATGCCGGCGGACTTCTGGCCGTGCTGGCTCAGTTTCGCTGGTTTCCAGGCGAGGCGCTCGGCTATTTCGCCATCGGATCCGTGATCATTTCCGTCAAGAGCGGCGACGTCATGGCCTACACGTTCGGTCGGTTGTGGGGCAAACGAAAAATGGTTCCGACACTCAGCCCCGGAAAAACATGGATGGGCGGTATGGGAGCCATCGTCGGAAGTTGCCTTGGCGCGTGGCTGTGGCTTTCTTTCGGCGGCCGGCTGTTCGCTGCAAGTCCCGTTGTCACGAGCCTTGAATGTGTCTTCGCGTACGGAGCCACCATGGGTGTCGTCGGCCTGATTGGTGACTTGTGCGAATCGCTGATCAAGCGCGATTGCGAAAAGAAGGATTCCGCCCAGTTGCTACCTGGCTTCGGCGGGCTGTTGGACCTGCTCGACAGCCCGCTTTTTGCCGCGCCAGTCGCTCTGGCCTGGTGGGCTTTGTGGCCACCGGCGATGTGAAGCGGCCGGATGCGTTGCGACGCTTGGAGAAAGTGATATCATGCTATCACTTTCTCCCAGAGGTAGGCTCATGACTGCTCAGATCATCGTCAGAAATGTACCGCCGCAGATTAAAGACTGGCTGGCCGAAGGTCGCAACGACGGAGTCAGCCAGAACGAGCGAATTCTTTCTGCGCTGGAGACCGCGTATCGGCAACGCCGGCAAGTTCGTCAGCCGAGTTTGTTTCCTGATGCAGATTGGATGCCGTCCGATCAGGGGGACATTGAACAGGATCCGCCTCTATTCAAATTTGTTGACCTGTTTGCCGGTATCGGCGGCATGCGTCTGGGCCTGACTGCGGTTGGCGGTGAATGCGTCTTTACGTGCGAACTTGATCGCTACTGTCGGAAAACGTATTCCGCCTGGTTTGGCGATAACGACATCGCGGAAGATATCACCAAGCTGAAAATTCGCGATATTCCGCAGCATGACGTGCTTGCGGCCGGTTTTCCGTGCCAGCCGTTTTCGCTCGCAGGTGTTTCCAAAAAGAATAGTCTCGGGCGCAATCACGGCTTCCTCGACAAGACCCAGGGCACGCTGTTTTTTCATCTCGCCAACATCATCGATGCAAAGAAGCCGCCGATTATATTGCTGGAAAACGTAAAGAACCTTCGGTCGCACGACAAAGGGAAAACTTGGAAGACGATTTATGATCGGCTTGATGAACTGGGCTATGAGGTCTTCGATAAGGTGATTGACGCGGCCGATTATGTGCCGCAACATCGCGAGCGAATCTTTATCGTAGGGTTTCGGCGTTCCGTGTTTACCAGCAACGTGAAGTTCCAGTTCCCCGCGCCGCCGTCCGGGCCGCGTCCGAGACTCGGCTCCATCCTGGAAGACAGCGTCGATGACAAATACACGCTCACCGACAACCTATGGAAATACCTCGTCGACTACGCAGAAAAGCACAGGCAGCGAGGGAACGGGTTCGGATACGGAATTGGAGACCGTGACGGCGTCAGTCGTACTTTGAGCGCACGGTACTACAAAGACGGCTCAGAAATCCTGATCGCTCAGGAC
This DNA window, taken from Fuerstiella marisgermanici, encodes the following:
- a CDS encoding sialidase family protein produces the protein MKTSLTHIILLSIVCASASADELQLHADVKPLASKLMGPFVHTSDGGILAVDSNATFVSHDGGKTWSEPRPLFAPDRKITVSNERAVLRTKDGSIIAAFMNLDERNWTWKDELHDAPDAKLPTYVMRSTDDGKTWQHIQKLHDPWSGCVRDMIQTSDGRIIFTAMKMLHNPGRHSVLTYSSSDDGVTWEASNLIDLGGRGHHGGVTEPTLTELKDGRVWMLIRTNWNEFWSAYSNNGGRHWQILQPSGIPASSAPGIMTRLKSGRLMLLWNRPYPEGKNEWKLSGGGGIWSETAVSNYREELSLAFSEDDGKSWSTPVVIASQKGTWLSYPYVFEIEPGRIWLTTMQGNVRAEFSEADFVD
- a CDS encoding endonuclease/exonuclease/phosphatase family protein, translated to MQWTWNTLLTLLIAIAVPQGALSDEPKALSIATYNICWGNVNLPLMLETIRQADADVVCLQETTARSEVLLRQQLKDVYPNIRFSGHNGPYAAERFGVLSKLRLAKYRFHWPPRRFFGFVTFSVSHNSQAVNIVNVHLAPFTLQRPRSIGQLMQQLSNTELQHKEEIEAVIQFVDTKTPTILAGDFNSMTGFAAPRRLQDAGFTDSFAAVTESPAKHPTWFWPLRTGTAQLRIDYIFHSPHFQTVSSHIDPANASDHRLLLSKVKLVSDHSTP
- a CDS encoding M20 metallopeptidase family protein, giving the protein MKSILLIIATVFVAFSPSIAPAQSVEDWTEANLDSLVKLYFDLHRNPELSYQEKETSKRIADEWERVGYKVTRNFGGFGVVAILENGPGPTVMLRTDLDALPVTEATGLEYASTVKVTNEDGSKTGVMHACGHDIHMTNLVGVARYLAAYRDRWQGTLMLIGQPAEERVGGAKAMLEDGLFTKFPKPDFGLALHVAHDIPAGKVGYRAGYSLANVDSVDITVKGRGGHGSAPHTTVDPIVQAAELVVALQSIVSREVKPLEPAVITVGSIHGGTKHNIIGDECKLQLTVRSYSADVRTQLLEAIERKAKAVAISHRAPAPDLKFSEGTPSLYNDDELAGRLSSVFVQTVGEANVEQVEPVMGAEDFSLYGKAGVPILMYRLGSVSQRRLDQFKMAGQTPPSLHSAAYYPDFELTLRTGIATMTNAALNLLPRR
- a CDS encoding DUF167 family protein — translated: MAEHYQWKGADLVLRLRISPRASRDKVGELMGDRLKVSITAPPVDGKANAHLCALIAKQFGVAKSGVTVVAGETSRDKTIQISEPKKLADAFLVRLPS
- a CDS encoding cation:proton antiporter yields the protein MPADANVLLILAVILVVGTVSASFAKMLHLPSVTGQIVAGVLMGPSVFAVLTEQSLDSFEPLVDFALGLMAVAVGSHLNFRRLAVARRRLTLLLLFEATITPLFVFSLLMLFTDITSTAALLLATVAISTAPATVLAIVKETASKGAFVTTLVAAVALNNLACIILFELARTAALASQRAAVLTPDIAARADMSHPFISVAFSLLLGFTIGVLLILATMRIVRTDRLSVMSLIAILLTTGLTEELGLSVLLACLCMGVTLANLTPDKEEIGHRVFESFETAIFAVFFTVAGMELNFQSLAIGGLLAVIAFCGRLAGKVTAGYLSMRISGATQRFRRWIGLSLTPQAGLAVGLMLLVTDDAAFDEELRSLFLTVVLAMVLLNEIVGPILTRMSLKRSGDFGRDRARVLDFLSEQNITTTLAGPDKESAIRRLVDMTVGLHKLSIDADTLFDAVMDAENTSSTCVGEGLALPHARLDVGDKIIGAMGISREGLALDSPDQRPVHCMVLIITPTTMPERHLEVLQALAASIGRDRSIQQQLYHIDSPAHADELIHLDQQFEDWNYYLDDGE
- a CDS encoding 2-hydroxyacid dehydrogenase, with translation MHNRPKVFVTRNIPSAGLAKIQAATTCEVWPERMPPSPDVLAEKASGCDGVLTLLSDRIDADFFDAVGSQLKVVSNFAVGYNNIDVAEATKRGIVVGNTPDVLTDATADIAVALMLAAGRCLREGLENVVRKEWQTWEPMEFIGQDLSGKTLGIVGMGRIGHATAKRCHFGWGMNVIYTSRSDKPESDSELGASRVTFEQLLADSDFISVHTDLNPETSKMFDSAAFSGMKSNAVFVNTARGGVVDQDALQKALTNGEIFAAGLDVTEPEPLPDDSPLRDLPNCFILPHIGSGTVKSRDAMAEIAADNLLAGLEGKPLRHQVTA
- a CDS encoding metal ABC transporter substrate-binding protein; protein product: MTTSMRHNLMRHDRSRSLLLVAAVLLFSGCGAEDSSRVAGTDDLANGSESITVVATSYPVFVMASEIVGDECEVVFPAADATSPQAWKTSAKDISVLQSADLILLNGAGYEAWAQQVSLPRSRTVETSAAYESKLKRVQDSVSHQHGPAGENTGGDLLWATWLDPQLATLQLKAIEGALSKVVPDQRAAFAARGQTIADRLAKLDQQIEQLAAATAEKEMVVLSVGSEFEYLTARLGWSVRWLPESVDSARLNETLVDFADAESASKLNILLHTSSLISPLREAAAEHGFRAVEIDQCDQPIAERSVWDRLQGNIERLSHAAGS
- a CDS encoding isoprenyl transferase yields the protein MSRELPYSDAQLEALGLARDRLARHIAIIMDGNGRWAQQRGMPRIEGHRRGVNSVRAVVEECSRLGLEQLTLYCFSSENWKRPKLELSLLMSLLRRYLVEERKRINEQGLRFRVIGRTDELDPAIQKEIRITEESAAENDGMMLCLAVNYGSRMEITDAVRAIAEKVQQGEIHPDEISEQTVASHLMTSGMPDPDLLIRTANQLRISNYLLWQISYSEIWITDCFWPDFREEQLHQALKDFAARDRRFGGLNPSSDQAASNSS
- a CDS encoding phosphatidate cytidylyltransferase: MLGWRLTISAILIPTLLLLFRWDASLGKGAPVLLVMALLLTIRGSYEMCHLLQTRNFRPSFEVTAACNVTVLLAAWAHARMTGVPDGRLGLLVSLGLIAAALFASLLVLLLLEACRYRKPGQSMESLSANLLTVVYAGGLLAVLAQFRWFPGEALGYFAIGSVIISVKSGDVMAYTFGRLWGKRKMVPTLSPGKTWMGGMGAIVGSCLGAWLWLSFGGRLFAASPVVTSLECVFAYGATMGVVGLIGDLCESLIKRDCEKKDSAQLLPGFGGLLDLLDSPLFAAPVALAWWALWPPAM
- the dcm gene encoding DNA (cytosine-5-)-methyltransferase, with the translated sequence MTAQIIVRNVPPQIKDWLAEGRNDGVSQNERILSALETAYRQRRQVRQPSLFPDADWMPSDQGDIEQDPPLFKFVDLFAGIGGMRLGLTAVGGECVFTCELDRYCRKTYSAWFGDNDIAEDITKLKIRDIPQHDVLAAGFPCQPFSLAGVSKKNSLGRNHGFLDKTQGTLFFHLANIIDAKKPPIILLENVKNLRSHDKGKTWKTIYDRLDELGYEVFDKVIDAADYVPQHRERIFIVGFRRSVFTSNVKFQFPAPPSGPRPRLGSILEDSVDDKYTLTDNLWKYLVDYAEKHRQRGNGFGYGIGDRDGVSRTLSARYYKDGSEILIAQDGKNPRRLTPRECRALMGFPDHLDIQVSDMQAYKQFGNALVPKIVEHVGSEIVKVMKWQLLRKSKSGCLLKK